Part of the Bifidobacterium crudilactis genome is shown below.
TATTTGCCGTCTGCGCATGCTCAGTCATGATGGTCCTCGCTGTCAGGTGTGTCGGAGGCCTTAAGCGTCTGAGACGGAGCACCAGATGGAGCGGCGTCATCACGGCCATCCGCCGCACCACCGTTCCCCGCCGGGGCGCGATGATGCTCAGGGAAGGCATCGACAATGTGCTCCGCTTGGTAGATTGCCTGATCCACCAAGGCACTCACATGCTCATCGGCCAGACGGTAGAACACCCGTGTGCCCTCATGCCTTGTCGTCACGAGTTGTCCGGTCCGCATTTTCGCCAGATGTTGCGATATCACGGTCAGTCGTCTGCACAGACGGTCGGCGATTTGCCCGACGGGGAGCTCTCCATCCTTGAGGGCGAGGACGATTCTCAGTCTGGTCGGATCTGACAGCAGAGAGAAGATGGTGGCGGCAAGATCGACATAACCGTTGTCCTCCCCGTAATCGACTATATGCATATCTGCGAACATACGCATATATTACGCAGCATTTCTCATTGTTGTCCAGCAACAACTCGGAAAACGGTTGTGCAGGAATCACGGCGCGAGTGTCACTGTGCCGAAAACACGGTGCACGACCACGGTACGGAAACCACCGGGTGAAGGCTACCGCGAAAAATCACCCTGCCTGAATCGCATCTGTTCGACTCCGACAAATCCGACACCAGTCGCCACAGAGGGACAAGGCGACCGCCGTAACGTGCAGTCCCCACAGAGGAACAACGGACAATCTCGCATTAAGCGGCTTTTGCTTCACCGGCTTCATGACAACCGCAGGATTGGCGAATCACAAAGCCGAATGGAGCAATCTGCGCATCGTCACAGTCGTCAGGATGCAGCGCGGCGGCCACTGCAAGCTTGGCTATCATCACCGGGTCCTGTTGAATCGTCGTAATCTGCGGCCACGCATAGAGCGTGTCCACCGTTCCGTCGAAAGAGATCAGCGCCATGTCATCGGGAACGCACAATCCACGCTCATGCAAAGCGCGGAGCGCCCCTACCGCTTCCAGATCGGAGCCAGCAAACAGGGCGGTGGGTCGTTGGTCATCCGGCAAGTCAAGCAACCGGAGCGTTTGTTCATATCCGCCACTTCTGGTGAATGAGGTCTGATATATCGGTCCCGTAGCCAGCCCGGCACGTTGATGGGCCGTCGACCAACCCTGTATTCGAGCGTCTCCGTACTGAGAACCGTCACCTCCGAACAGCATCGCCATTCGCCGATGGCCGTGTGCGATCAGATGTTCGGTAGCCATCTGCGCCGCCGCCTCAAAATCAGAACCCACGGATTTGAAACCCGGAACAGGCTCCGGATGGTCAAGAAACACGAAATTGACGCTTGGCCTCCTCATCGTCGCCAAATCAATGGCCTTCATGGCAAATGAGGCGAGAATGGCATCCACATCCCTGGACACGAGTTTTGCTATGCATTCCTTTTCCTTGTCGGGGTCGCCGTGGGAACAGAGGAATATCGTCGAATACCCCTCACCCGAGGCTTCATCCTCCAGGGCATCGGCCATCGCCGCAAAATAGGTGTTGGAAAAATCCGGAATAATGATGCCGAGCATTCTCGGCGATCCGCGTTTCAGCGCTCTCCCAAGTGAACTGGGGCGGTAATTGAGCTTTTCCACGGCATCATAGATGCGTTGTGCGGTCGACTCCGAGACTTTGTTGGGCACATGGTTCAGAACGTAGCTCACGGATGCCGTGGAAACATTCGCCAATCGCGCGACATCTTCGCGCGTGACACGTCCGCTTTTAGCACTTCCTGCCGGACGCCCTCCCTCAGCACTCATACCGTATCCGCCTTCCCGCAGCATTCCAATCACCCAAGGATATAACTCCAGTCTTTTACTTTTACGTATAACCATAGGGGAAATGAACAATTAAAGTGTTCATTTATTGGTATTTCAACAAATTCATCCTCCCTCATTGCAATTTGCAGCATATTGGTTACTCGTGTAAGCTATGGCTATCGGATGCAGAAGGAACTTCATCCGCGTCAGGGGACACAGTCCCCGGAGCATCTTCGCAAAGGAGCATAGATGAACAAGGTAGGGAAGATTATCAGTGCCGCATGCTGCGCATCCATGTTGTTCGGCATGGCCGCCTGTGGCGGAAGCGACAGCTCGTCCGGAGAGGTAAAACTGGAATTTCTGACCGGCATGGCGACGGGTTCCGCACAGCTCAAGGCGATGACCACAGTGGTCAACGCCTTCGAAAAGGAGAACCCGACGGTCAAAGTCACACTGGTGCCAGGCACCAGTTCATATGAATCGGATCTCAAGGTCCGCCTCGCTGGCAGGAACGCCCCCGACCTGTGGAACACCCACGGATGGAGCCGCGACCGGTATGCCGACTTCCTCGAGCCGCTGCAGGGTCGTTCATGGGCCAAGAACATGAGCAGCGTCATCGACACCGCCATCCGCAAGGACGACAAATCCTTCTACGCACTCCCGCTCGACGTGGCCGTCACCGGCATCATCTACAACACCACCGTCCTCGACAAAGCAGGCGTCGACCCGAAAACCATCACCTCGTGGGATGATTTCGATGCCGCCTGCCAGAAGGTCGTCGCCACAGGAGCGAACTGTCTCGCAGCCTCGGGCAAGGACAACTGGACCGTGGGCAATATCGCCGACTACACCGCTTCGGGCATGTACACCGAAGCACAGCTCAAGGAACTCAAGAGCGGGAGCTTTGATTCCGCCGCCTATGAGAAAGCCGTAACCCCGATCTATCAGTGGGCGAGAAACAAGTACTTCAACGTCGACTACACCTCCGCCACCGCCGATGACGTCGCCAAGCTCGCCGCAACAGACAAAGTCGGCTTCGTCATCCAGCCCAACAGCTTCGTGCAAAGCGTGGAATCATACAGCGCCGATGCCAAGCTGGGTGTGATGCCGATTCCTTCAGCTGTCGGAGATCCGTATCTGGTCACAGGCGAGGATTATGCCATCGGAGCCTCCAAAACAGGGAAGAACAAGGAGACAGCCCTCAAACTCATCGATTTCATGGCCGAGCCCGAGAACATGAAGACGCTTTCGGATACCACCGGCAACGCTCCTGCAATATCCGGGGTGGAAGCCAACATCGGACAGTTGGCGGACACCTACAACTACTGGGTCGAAGAGAAGAAGACCCAAACCTACCCGATCTTCGACCGCGTATATCTGCCGAATGGCATGTGGAACACCCTGTGCACCACCACGGACGGACTCCTGACAGGCCAGAGCGACCCCGGCAATGCGGCAGCGCAAATGAAGACATCCTTCGAGAGCTTGTACGGCCAGTCCTGATGACGACGCCGACAATGCACAGCGGAAGACCCAACAATGAATAGCACACGCAACCCCGCCGCCCGTAAATCCGGGCGGCGGCCCCTTCATGGGGCAGGTATCAACCTCTTCTATGTACCGGCACTACTGATTCTGATTCTGTTCACGGTATGGCCGTTACTGTCCGGAATCCAGCTGTCCTTCACCAACTGGGACGGGTACTCACCGACCAAGCTCTTCGTCGGACTCAGCAACTACGTGACGATGTTCAAGGACCATAACTTCGCCACCGTACTGGTGAACACCCTGATCTACGGCGTGGGCAGCACCATCGTCCAGCAGGTGATCGGTCTCGCGTTGGCGTTGCTGCTCAATACCAAGATCAAGGGCCGCAACATCATGAGGGCCGTCATCTACCTCCCCGCACTTGTTTCCGCGGTCATCATGGGCACCATGTACTACTTCGTGTTCCAATACCAGCAAGGTGCGCTCAATACCATGATGGTCGCCCTGGGACTCCCCCGCGTCGTATGGTTCGACAAGCCTGCTGTTTCCGTGGCAATCATCGTCATCGTCAATTCCCTGCAATATGTGGGTGTCTCCATGATCATCTATCTTGCGGGACTTCAGGGTATGGATCAATCGGTGGTCGAAGCGGCCGACCTTGATGGCGCCTACGGGTGGAAGAAATTCAAGAGCATCACCCTGCCCCTGCTGATGCCGGCATTCTCGACCAGCGTGGTTCTCAACCTCATCGGCGGTCTCAAACTCTTCGATGTGATTCAGGTGCTGACCGGCGGCGGTCCAGGCTACTCGACCAATTCGGTATCCACATACATCGGACTGACATATTTCAGCAATCAGAACGCCGGTTATGCCTCGGCGATGGGAGTCGTCCTCTTCATCATCATCGCCATCGCGACGACACTGCTCAACAAAGGCCTTGACCGCCTTGGATGGGAGTCATGACATGACATCGTCAACATCGAGCGCTTCTGGACCACGTGCACGAGGTGCGGCAGGTCGCCGAGTAGGACGGACGCTCACCTACATCTTCCTCGGCATCATGATTCTGGTGCAGTTGCTGCCATTCTGGCTCGCCTTGTGCGCAGCCAGCAAACCATCGACCGATATGTCATCGACGTTGGTGCCGCGCCTGCATGACATCGCCTGGGACAACTTCGCCACGGCCATCACCCAGGGAGGGATTCTCTCTGCCGTAGGCAACAGCGCCATCGTGACCCTGTGCTCGACCATACTGGTATGTATTTGCGGCGCCGCCGCGGCGTATCCTCTGGCGCGGCGCAAAACGCGCGGCAACAAGCTGGTGTCGGCCGGAATCATGTCGCTGATGATGGTTCCGCCACTCAGCATCCTCGTTCCGCTGTACACGCTGATGGTCAATACCGGCGGGGTCAACACCAGATGGGGTGTGGTCCTGGTCACCGTTGCGGGGAATCTTCCCCTGGCGATCTTCCTCTACACGGCATTCATCAAAGCCGTTCCCGAATCCATCGACGAGGCAGGCATGATCGACGGGGCGAACAGGCTGACGATCTTCTTCAAACTCATCCTGCCCATGCTCAAACCCGTGACCGCCACGGTCGTCATCATGACCAGCGTGGGCGTCTGGAATGAATACGCGCTTTCGAACTACCTGATCAGCGATCCAAGCAAACAGCTGGTCGCGCCCCGCGTCGCATCGTTCTTTGCCATGCAAAGCAGCAATCTCGGCGTGGGCGCGGCGTCCGCGCTTATTGCGGCGCTGCCGATTGTGATTGTGTACCTGTTCCTCCAGCGATACTTCATCGCAGGAATGGCCGCAGGAGCCGAGAAATAACCACAGCTCTCACCACACCGCGCGGGTCGTCCAAGAACGCTGGCCGACCCGCGCATCAATTCTCAAAGGAAACACCACGTGCTATTCCCAAACACCGAAGACAACACAGAAACAACCCGAATCATTCTGGCAGACGCACACCAAGGGGACCTGCTCCCCGAGATCATCGCCGTCCTGCCCGCAAGCTCACCGGAGGCGTTCAGACATGTCTCCTCTGCCAAGCCGCTCTCACTAACCTCGGCATCACCATCGTTGAGAGTCCCGCGCCTGCTCAACGAGGAATCGGACGGCTCACTGGCCCGCCCCAGCATCCGCGGCCATCGCATCGTCACCACGTCAAGCGCAAACGGTGAAACCGTTACGGCAAGCAGCTGTTGGAGTCCGCATTTCATTCTCAACAAGGATATCCGGGAGCAGGGCGGACGACTGTCCATCGAGGCCACCGACACCGAATCCGGTTTGCGGTTGAAGACCGAAATCGAAGGGCTGCCGGGTGGTTCGTTGCGCATGCGCCACATCCTGACGAATGAACAACCGGGGATATACGCTCTTGAATCATTGGAGATCCGCATTCCCCTAAGTGACGCTCAGACCGAATGCATGGATTTTACAGGTCGACACGAAAAGGAACGCAGCCCGCAACGTCACGACATCAAGGATGGCACGTGGCTGCGTGAGCAACGCAGAGGAAAACCCGGATACGAAGGCAATATGCTGATCGCCGGAACACCCGGATTCGATTTCTCAAGCGGACAGGTCGTTGCCATGCAACCTGCATGGAGCGGCAACTCCATCCTCGCCGTCGATCGCTCGAGTGAAGACGTCGCCAGTCTGAACGCCGGAGAGCTGCTTCTTCCCGGTGAAATGCAATTGGCCGAAGGTGAGAGCTATACCACCCCGTGGGTCATCGTCACGGCCTCCGACCATGGATTGGACGGCATCGCCCAATCGTTGCACACATGGCAACGCAGTCTGCCCTTGCACCCCCAGCAACAGCCGGTAACCCTGAACGTCTGGGAAGCCGTGTACTTCGACCATGACTTCGATCACTTGGCAAGCCTGGCGAAGAAAGCGTCGTGCATTGGTGTCGAACGATTTGTGCTGGATGATGGATGGTTCCATTCCAGGCGTGATGATCACGCTGGTCTAGGTGACTGGTGGGTCGATCCGGCGGTCTGGCCGGATGGGCTGCGCCCCCTTATCGATCTTGTGCATGGATACGGCATGCAGTTCGGCCTGTGGTTTGAACCGGAAATGGTCAATC
Proteins encoded:
- a CDS encoding ArsR/SmtB family transcription factor, with amino-acid sequence MHIVDYGEDNGYVDLAATIFSLLSDPTRLRIVLALKDGELPVGQIADRLCRRLTVISQHLAKMRTGQLVTTRHEGTRVFYRLADEHVSALVDQAIYQAEHIVDAFPEHHRAPAGNGGAADGRDDAAPSGAPSQTLKASDTPDSEDHHD
- a CDS encoding LacI family DNA-binding transcriptional regulator, with the translated sequence MSAEGGRPAGSAKSGRVTREDVARLANVSTASVSYVLNHVPNKVSESTAQRIYDAVEKLNYRPSSLGRALKRGSPRMLGIIIPDFSNTYFAAMADALEDEASGEGYSTIFLCSHGDPDKEKECIAKLVSRDVDAILASFAMKAIDLATMRRPSVNFVFLDHPEPVPGFKSVGSDFEAAAQMATEHLIAHGHRRMAMLFGGDGSQYGDARIQGWSTAHQRAGLATGPIYQTSFTRSGGYEQTLRLLDLPDDQRPTALFAGSDLEAVGALRALHERGLCVPDDMALISFDGTVDTLYAWPQITTIQQDPVMIAKLAVAAALHPDDCDDAQIAPFGFVIRQSCGCHEAGEAKAA
- a CDS encoding ABC transporter substrate-binding protein, which translates into the protein MNKVGKIISAACCASMLFGMAACGGSDSSSGEVKLEFLTGMATGSAQLKAMTTVVNAFEKENPTVKVTLVPGTSSYESDLKVRLAGRNAPDLWNTHGWSRDRYADFLEPLQGRSWAKNMSSVIDTAIRKDDKSFYALPLDVAVTGIIYNTTVLDKAGVDPKTITSWDDFDAACQKVVATGANCLAASGKDNWTVGNIADYTASGMYTEAQLKELKSGSFDSAAYEKAVTPIYQWARNKYFNVDYTSATADDVAKLAATDKVGFVIQPNSFVQSVESYSADAKLGVMPIPSAVGDPYLVTGEDYAIGASKTGKNKETALKLIDFMAEPENMKTLSDTTGNAPAISGVEANIGQLADTYNYWVEEKKTQTYPIFDRVYLPNGMWNTLCTTTDGLLTGQSDPGNAAAQMKTSFESLYGQS
- a CDS encoding carbohydrate ABC transporter permease, encoding MNSTRNPAARKSGRRPLHGAGINLFYVPALLILILFTVWPLLSGIQLSFTNWDGYSPTKLFVGLSNYVTMFKDHNFATVLVNTLIYGVGSTIVQQVIGLALALLLNTKIKGRNIMRAVIYLPALVSAVIMGTMYYFVFQYQQGALNTMMVALGLPRVVWFDKPAVSVAIIVIVNSLQYVGVSMIIYLAGLQGMDQSVVEAADLDGAYGWKKFKSITLPLLMPAFSTSVVLNLIGGLKLFDVIQVLTGGGPGYSTNSVSTYIGLTYFSNQNAGYASAMGVVLFIIIAIATTLLNKGLDRLGWES
- a CDS encoding carbohydrate ABC transporter permease; its protein translation is MTSSTSSASGPRARGAAGRRVGRTLTYIFLGIMILVQLLPFWLALCAASKPSTDMSSTLVPRLHDIAWDNFATAITQGGILSAVGNSAIVTLCSTILVCICGAAAAYPLARRKTRGNKLVSAGIMSLMMVPPLSILVPLYTLMVNTGGVNTRWGVVLVTVAGNLPLAIFLYTAFIKAVPESIDEAGMIDGANRLTIFFKLILPMLKPVTATVVIMTSVGVWNEYALSNYLISDPSKQLVAPRVASFFAMQSSNLGVGAASALIAALPIVIVYLFLQRYFIAGMAAGAEK
- a CDS encoding alpha-galactosidase, with product MLFPNTEDNTETTRIILADAHQGDLLPEIIAVLPASSPEAFRHVSSAKPLSLTSASPSLRVPRLLNEESDGSLARPSIRGHRIVTTSSANGETVTASSCWSPHFILNKDIREQGGRLSIEATDTESGLRLKTEIEGLPGGSLRMRHILTNEQPGIYALESLEIRIPLSDAQTECMDFTGRHEKERSPQRHDIKDGTWLREQRRGKPGYEGNMLIAGTPGFDFSSGQVVAMQPAWSGNSILAVDRSSEDVASLNAGELLLPGEMQLAEGESYTTPWVIVTASDHGLDGIAQSLHTWQRSLPLHPQQQPVTLNVWEAVYFDHDFDHLASLAKKASCIGVERFVLDDGWFHSRRDDHAGLGDWWVDPAVWPDGLRPLIDLVHGYGMQFGLWFEPEMVNPDSDLYRAHPDWVMKAANREPMLHRHQFVLDLSNPQAYEHILTQISRVLEENPVDYVKWDHNRDLLEGGSPSAGFRPAVHDQTLAYWKLLEDLHQRFPDIAWESCASGGGRIDLGVIERVSRFWSSDMTDALSRQQIQEWLVQNVAPEYLGAHISAPTSHQSGRSYSLAFRAATAVFYGFGIEWNLGEASSDDLDELAKWIDWYKTHRTALHSGRHVRIDVADPSVLAYGSVATNGKGALIAHVQYEESASNRGMWLRIPGLDPVGTFALNWTGPEPASASLEELNPAGPTNGQPVSGAFLSRIGVWIPRCRPETARVIEITRI